In Lolium perenne isolate Kyuss_39 chromosome 5, Kyuss_2.0, whole genome shotgun sequence, the sequence aaggggatggtagggattggatgagattggtcatgtaatagcataagattgttagggcatagtgcctagtgtccgtaattggtactttgatgatattgttgcaacttgttatgcttaatgcttgtcactagggcccgagtgccatgatctcagatctgaacatgttattgtttcatcatgatattcattgtttatggtcttacctataagttgtatacacatgttgctgtccgaaaccgatggccccgaagtgacagaaatcgggacaaccggagggaatggtagcgatgtgaggatcacatgtgttcacggaatgttaatgctttgctccggtactctattaaaaggagtaccttaatatccaaagaGTTTCCTTGAGGCCCTGGCCGCCACCGccgggtaggacaaaagatgttgtgcaagtttctcattgcgagcacgcacgactatatatggaacacatgcctattgattgctttgtacttggacaccgttttattattatctgcaaatgccctgctatgattgttacatgagtttctctcatccatgcaacgcccgtcatccgtccccgtgcctacagtattttaatcctgctgtttactaaaatcactactcgtCTCTGTTACTCTGTTTGTTATTTCACTCACATCGTTTATAAAGCTGTtacctcgataaactcttgcgagcaagtctgtttcagtgcggtgaattgacaactccgctgttaaggcttccaagtgttctttgtctccccttgtgtcgaatcaataaattgggttttacttccctcgaagactgttgcgatcccctatacttgtgggtcatcacttcctCTCTCttccctcctatgattcttgcatattcttgggggattcgaaagaggagatctagatctacaacctcctccaatccattcctcctctaattgaggggaactcttgggatctagatctacaacctcctcCAATCCTTCCCCGCACCCTCCACGTTCATGTTTCCGCCGACACCCTCCACCTtcatatctccgtcgacaccgtcGACGTTCATGCCTCCCCCGACGACCGTGGATCCTGTTGCAGCGACGAAGTTGCCACTGGGACTCGTCGACGATGAGGAAGTCATTGAGGTTGAGCCGCCCTTGACCCGGTTCATCTGATCAGTTGGCTTGGAAGCTGAAGTTCCTTTTTGCAGCCGGATACGACGATTCGATGGCCATATGttggtccaaacttcatattcgaAAACCTATTTGAATTTGATGGCCGTGTGTTGGCTCAAACTTTAAATTTATTAACTTATTCGAATTTCTATGCTTTTGTTTGAGTTTTCAATTCAAATCATCTATTGGGGATGTCGTATGAGGCGCGCCGATGTGGGAGCAGCTCCCTTAAATGGAGGATGTTGTGCCCAGCGCCCCATACAACAGTGCCGGTGCCTCGGCGACTGTATTGCCCgcgtcggtggagatgctcttagatctCTGGAGACGGTCATTGCCGCCACGCACGGCTCGCCGGCGGGGGTGCACCACGGCGTCTCGGGAGGAACATGGCAAGGAAACAAATCAACGGCTTACCCTGATGCGGCTGGGGTGCTCGAAAAGGGTGGGGATGGCCGGACGGCAACAAATCGGTCCGCGGCAGCGGCGGCTGGAGCTTGGGAAGACGAGGGCGTCGGCAGACAGTCTATTTGGGGCAGAGGACGCAGACGACACGACAAGGCGATACGGTCCAGCGTGTCTCGGGGCGGCCTCCTTCAACGATCTCGGTATGAGTTAATTCGTTGTTCGCCGGTTGATTTATGAGGTCCTGAGATGCGTTCTTATCCCACCATTTGTTCCGATCTATCCGTGCATCCCCGTCCACGTCAAATTCCAGCATGAATCAGCTCCTCAAGCCGAGCTTGCTGTATGTGCAGCTGTATTTATGATTTGAGATGCGAGATATTTCCTAGGCTGGATGGGAACTAGAGACTAGGTGAGATGTAGGCCTTCAATTTTTCATTTTGTACACAAGAATCATGACAGGAGGAAGGATCATTTGCAGGCACAAACTCTGGAAGTAATGTTGTTTGTTCATTCCCATGATATTATTTTTTCATGGTCGGTTGGGCATGTATTCCTATATTATGTTTGTGAATTCCATCAAACACAACTAATTGGCATGAATTTCCTAGATAACATTTCCTTATGGGAAAATTTGTTTTTGCAGGAGGCATGCTCTCATCTCTGGAGATGCTTCTCAAAATTATACAAGAATTGTGGTATAACATTTCCTTTTCTTACCTCTTCTACCAAAAATAATTCAGCTGATCCACACACATCAACTCCTTCCCTGCCATCGCAGGCCTCCTCCTTGCGACCATCTGGTGCAGCAGCCCCATCAGGTCGGCCTGTGTGTTTGGCGCCGGTGGCTTGGACAAATGTGTAGGAGCAGAAGAAGTGCAAGGAAGATGCAAACGTGTGGTAGCAGAAGCACTACAAGATCGTCGCTTAAGGCGGCTATGCTCTGTGCTTCGCCGAGCACTCACCTGCACCATTACCGATCAATGGAGATCCAAGGTAAAATGGTCTAATGATGTGTTCTTTCTAATGCAAAACTGTGTTTTTTCCTGCTGGTAGCTCCTCACGAGGAAACACGCATATGTGTATTCAACAGATGATACCATTTATCATCTCAAATGGTGATGTCTTTTCTTACATTGATGGCTGTTTCAACCTTGAACTTTATTGATTCCTCATGCCATCATCATAATGATGAAAACTTTAGACTAAACAATACCTTATGGATTCACTATGTAGATATTCAAGGACTGTTCAGTGTTGACAACAAATTTTTTGTAGCAATTCATGGTCCACTCTATACATTAGTGAGGATATGCTTTAATTGTTTCCATGCATGATGCATAATCCCTCCTTGAGATGCAAATTAGTGATTGCTGATTCATGTACAATTTTTGTGTGGTGATATTCTTAGGGTTCAGACTCAGTTAAGCAGCATGATGGATTGCATTTTTAGGCACTTGGTTCCCATCAAGGCCTTCACCTTCAGGAGGGGTACTGAACAACGGTGAGGAGCGCGGCCACCTGGTCGACCATTGGAGCACCGCAGTTCGGTTCATGGCAGAATGCTCCTAGAGCTATTTTCTCCTCTGTGCCGCTACTGTGAACCTCTCCAGGTAGTGTTGCCTTCTTTCCCTCCCTGAAGGCTGCCTCTAACTGCAGAATGTCATTTCTGGTCTCGCTGGACTTGAAACAAAAGCTTCTTACCAAGGTTACTTTGGCAGGTCCGTAGCCGGATCTTAAGCTAGAAGTTTTGGGCAGTTTTCTTGATGTATATCTATGATTATGTGCTTAAGAAGAACTTGCAgactcatctctctctctctctctctctctctctctctctctctctctccctctctctctccataAATCACAATGTAATATACAATTTATCACTAGCTTACAACATCAAATTATCTGAATTTTGAGTCATATATTTGGACATCCTGAAGGCAAAGCTTTATCTgtatactttgttgaatttgaaaGGTTCAGGGTTCTGTAAGGACGAGATGATATGATCATGTGTTTTAAGTTTATTGAGAGAAATATCCGAATTGTAGCATGTACATCGGGTGAGTCAAGTTTCTAATCTTTGTATCCTTTTTTTTTTGCAGATTTATGTGATGAATTCTGGTAATTGCAACATTGAATGTAACAGAGGCTTTGCAACTTGAATTCAAATAAAGTACTATTTCTACTTAAGATGTGCCATAGTGTATGGAAAATCATTAGGAAAGAATTAATATGTCTAGCAATATACAAAGAGGCAACCCTCCCAAGCATATTCTAAAGGATagtgagaaccaacctgaggttgggtggttaggagggtggttatacccccagcccaccagagttcaaaccccaggtttaacatctgtgtgtctcataaaggcggaatattctttcagtgggaggcgacgttcccgtcgacagcgaggcgcctgtggtgactttcgtcaatttcaagatccaatccgccggctcggtcttccggaggtgctcataggggtagggtgtgcgtatgtgcgttcataggggtgagtgtatgtgcgtgtatgtgagcgcctgcgtttgtactgtgtttctcaaaaaaaatatTCTAAAGGATAGTAATCCTCTTTAGTTCTTAAATTGATAAATTGAAATGCCAAGAGCCCACGTATGACTGGAAGGATACACTGCAGACATTACAGTTTTGGCAGTCTGATGTGTAATAAGCATTAATGCATGTTGATATTGTGGTAGATGCTTTGCTTCACATTGCCTTTCTGGTTAAACTGAAGTTTGAGTTAAATTTGTTAGCTATCTTTCCATGTTAATCTTTCCAAGACTGTTTGTTGGGCAAACACTTGCTTCATCAACTGAATTCATGTGTTTCTTTGGTGCAGAACTGTGGATTATAGAGATCTGATACAGACCAAAGAGGTAAATAAATGACCATACCGTACCTTCCACTATGCTGGCTCATATTCTTATTTATTATTGCACTTTTCAGATTGACTACATGTTATCTATAGTCTCTAAGATGGAACATATATGCTTTTTACTAGATTTTTTGTGTTTGCTCCAGAAGAGACCGTCGTCAATGGCATCTTCTCCAGCGCCGTGAATATGCGGCACCAATAGCAGCATCAACACAAGGTTTCCTCTAGGCTCGCTCAGTTTTTGCATTTGTACCATGTACATTTGTAGTCCGATGCTTTTTAACAGTAAACTATAGGAACAAATAACCATTGACTGGATTATAGATCCAAACACATCTCTTGATTATTAAATCCCCAGTTTTACAATGTTGAATCTTTCAAAAAAATAAGAGCGCTAATACACATAAACATAGAGAAGATATCTTTCTCCTTTTTGTATGAAATGTTGCAATTCTCTAATCTATTTCACCGCCACATGAATATTTGATATTTCCTACTCTTTGGATAGAGCTTACAAGATATAAATGTGATCCTAAGCCCAGAAGGATAGGATCATGCTAGTAAATGCATAACGTATGCTTAGAAAAACAAAGAAATGGAGCATTTTCGGAAGAAAAGAAATGGAGCTGACAAAAAGGGACTTGCACTTCAGCAACTCACGAGAACAATCATATCATTTCTCGGGTAGACTATCTATTTAACATTCTTTCAGTACCAAGTGAGTTTTTTTGGCTATATTTTCCTGTCCAAAGTAATTATTTTAACTCATGTTGAGTTAATAAAATTGTCTTAGGGATATGGATTTTCCCTTTCCTCTATAAAGAAGTACCTTATGCTGAAAAAAAATCAAGGGAAGGTGAGGTATGTTTTTTGGGTCCTAATTATAAGCATTGCCAGTTGGCTGTGTGCCAAGATCCAGTATAGTTAGAGCCAAGGATGATAGACTATTCTATTTCATACACGCGGCTGCAAACAATTAGTAAGGTTTTAATGCATCCGACTTTGTTTATCTTAAGGTTGAGTGGACTGGCTATATTTTAATTTAGGCAGCTCAGTAGTGTCGACCTCGAACTAATGGAAATGAGAGAAACCTTAGTTCACATTATATATGATCTATATGCATTTCTTAATCAACATGCTGAGAAATATAATCATGCTACTTGGTAATACTATCACATTTTCTGTTGGCCCTCATTACAGATAAGGAACAGTTGTGGCTGGCTGGCAGCAGGTGTCCTTGCACAAATTAGAATACCAATGTATCCATTTTCTTACTATTTTATATTAAGGTGGTAAACAATAACACAGTTTTCTGATCTTGAGAACTTATTTTTATTATACTAGGATCATCGTTGAGATTTGATTGCTAAGGCACATACTAATTTCTTCTTCTTGGAGAATCAACATATCACTTTGAGTGTCTAAGCCATGACTCAATAGATAGTCAAATGTATGCAGAGAGTTTTCATATAAGGGTTTAATCATTTTTAATTTTCTTGGTGTGAAGATGTTTGTCATACAAAGAAGAAGATCAATTTACATGTCCTCAATGTTCAATAAAGGAAAATTCATTTCTTTAATCATGTTTGATGAATAAGAGTTTTCGAGTTGGTGCCTTCAGAAAGGAAAGTAAATTGACCAATGGGTGGAGTGAATTGTTCTCTATAAGCTTATTTGAACAACTTATACAAGGAATCTGCTTATTGAATTTCCGGTATATAAGGAGTCTGCTTATTAATTAGTACGCGTGCCAGGGAAGATTGGTACGTGTTTCATCCTAACTAATAACAATGCATCGTGCATGCTTTATATTTTCAATAAGTGGGCACGAAGTCTttgatttaccttttgtttacttGCTTTGAGTTGTTACAAGAAAACTGTGTTGTTTCTTAGAAGTGAAACCATCTTAGTAGAAGCAATGTGCCATCGATAACGATACAAGTGCATGAGCTGGGTGCCTCTCTAGGACAAACAACAACAGGTATCCTCATATGCTACCTACGGGCCGAATCTCCACACTCCGGCCTTCTCCACAGGAAAGCATTAGAGCATCTTCAACGGGGCGACGGATTTCAGCGCTCGAAAATGTACGCGCGCGTTCATTTGTGTCGgctgaaatggtcgaaatcgaccgcgcgtccgtttgcgttaggggtggctccagcggcacgacgtatTTTTTTCTCGAATTTCCattttttataacatgaaaatataaTTTACATAGTTAAAGACATGGAAAAAAACTCTAAATGCATGCGCCTACCGgttctcctcgtcgctgtcgatcaCGACGAGCTCGGTACCACCCATAGCCAGTTGGGAACCGGTGGAACATACGCCGGGCGCGtcggcggtgctggaggtggaggagcccaggcctgtggcggaggtggatgtggaggcgcccaggcctgtggcggaggtggaggagcccaggcctgtggcggaggtggaggagcctAGGCCTGAGGTGGGGGCCCCACGGGTTGTacggaggaggtggaggcggcggttgtGGCGTGGCCGAGTCCTGTAGCGCCAGTCGTAGGGCTTCTTCctccgacaggcccggcggcatgatgCCGGTGGCGTACCGCCGCTGCACAGGTCGGTCGTTCTCGGAGACGAGGAGGCCGAGCCTCGCGATCTCGTCGTCTGTCATGTTGTCCGGGTACTCAAACtcccggccctccgccatggccaacTGCCATTCCTGGAAAATGCacgcgacgtagtcgtcgctgtcgtccttggCCTTCTCGTTGTGGTAagcgagcgcctcgatgtagtccTCGTCATCGTTGTCGTTGTGGTCGTCCTGCGCAGGCGTCAGCGCCTGCCGTCTTCGACGACGAGGCGCCGGTGGACGGTCGAAGGGGAagtccctgtcgcccatgaaccCCGCCCTCCTCCTCCGATCCTTCTCCGACTCGATTCAGTGCGCCAGctgtcggagtcgatggcgtaggcgggatcggcgcggaggtccggcggcaggtaccgcctccttcgccgATCTCCGCGCTCCTATCTGGCTCGCGCGCAGGCACGGGAGGGACGGGCACCCGGCGGTAGCTGAGCCGCCAGGCATGTGCACGTCTCCCCAGGCGTCGCACGGCGTCTAGTTCGCGTGCATCAGCCTCCCCACGTTGACAGGCAGCGGCACCTCTGCGTCCGCTCCCCCTTCTTGGTGCCGCTACCGGACGCCttgaagtcgttcttcttcttcttccccatggtgctgcggcggcgcacggcggtggaggtgggagtggaggtgtgggcgatGGCAGGAATTGTGCCGGTCGACTTTTAAGGCCGGCCGCGCGGGAAatgatgccattgaaggcggcgaAGAAGCCCAACCGCCACCCGCCAGTGCGCGCGTAGAAGAGGCAGCCGCGACATTGATGACGTAGGCTGCGGCGCAGatgcggaagcgctgaccgcgcAAGCGATGACCGCAGAAGCGATGCCCTTGATAcaggctcgctgccaggcgggcccggtggagaaGCGAGCGATCACTTGGGGCGTCTGCGCAGCGTCCGCCGCGACGCATTCCAGGCGCAAATATGCGCCGGGTTTGCGCCTCTGCAGACGGCCCGATCACtatgcgtcggcccgctggagctggtgccagacgcatttttgGCCCGAGCAGACGTTGGGATGCCCTTAGAAGTGCCTTGCTCGTGACATTGTCGTAGAAAAAAATGCCAGTGGTACTACGCTAACCATGCTATGTACAAACGAGATGCAAGCGGCGCGACGAAGCGCGCCTATTCACCTAGTGTGACGAATAGTAGATAGCTAGAaacctgatgaggacatccctacctcactactacccccgtcattacaagttgaagatgatcctgctgtgaagctcaagtccaatgaagttaggattggaccaatgacacgagctcgtgcgaagctacttaaataacatgtgaacttgttctaagtgatactttgatcgatgagaactttatactgcctaaatcgtattacttatgtatgatcaggtatgaagaaggagcaagcatcgcacgaggagaagaggaccaactggacaagaagatggacgtgaagctggacatggagttgGACAAGAAGAcagcccatggacgcgcgagggaggagcggcagacatgcgcgagaggaggaggagtCCAGGCCGGCGTCCAGGCCGGCgcccagcccggtcaaccggccgtgaCGCCGGGtcgcccggccccaggcccgttCCGACCGGCCCCCACGCCGAACCAGCCCGGCCAAACCGGGCCCCACGCTTGTGCCAGCTGGGGTGTATCCAGTAAGCCTGGACGCCCGCCCGGTCGCcatccggtctctggcccggtccaGTCCAGACCggtcggtcacaggcccggtcgaccggccctcaGGCCGGCCGAGCTCAAGTCTGTCTCACAAGCAACAAAAAATTTCGTAGGTTTCACAAGCAACAAAAAAATTCACAGGTAATGAAAATATATTCATAGGTTTCACAAGCAACAAAAAAATTTGTGATTATGTGTAAAACCTACATGTTGGGGTACTCATATCTGCAATAGTCTGAAGAATACGCGTGTAAGTTTTGCAATGAGTAAAGCTATTCAGAGATGAGAAGTACATGGAGGGAATAACATATGGAGCTAGCACCTGAAAATATGAAACGGCGATTGAAGGATCAGGTTGTGCCCGCCTGGCTGCATTACTGCGCTGCATATACTTCCGTCGCCACCTTCCCCAGGGACGGAGCTGCCATAGTGCCAGCTGATCCCAATGATTTTTGGTGAATTCTTCAAACTAGTCTAAAGGTATAATTGCTGCATCCTCATGGGGCTCTCACAGCGCATGTTGCTTCTTAGCCACAGGATGTTGTCAACTGGAGCATCTCAGCCGTCTATTTTAGGTAAGATTTTTTCACTGCCCACTAGATCAAGACATGAAACGGCGAGGTTCTACCCGCCTGCCACTGCGCGcgggcccttcttctggatggtcCACGCTGTCAGTTGCTTGGGTGGTTTTTGTGTGGGTCGCATAGCCAATCCTGCGAGACGAGAGGTCGCGCAGCCAATCCTGCGAGAGGAGAGAACCTTATCCCTACGCGGCTGCCCTCCCAATCCGTGCCCAGCCTCAAGCCTCCAATCCCCTCCCATCCCTGTTCCTCTCCTCCGCAAGCCGCCGCCGCTCAGCCGCCGATCGCGCCGCTCGCGCCGCCACCTCGcgtgcgccgcctcctcctcccacgCCCAATTTCTCCTCTTCCCGCATCCTCTCCCAACCATGGCGCCGTCGCCATGGACCTCGTCGTTGCCACCATAATCCTCGGCAGGGAAGGAGCGTGGGCCACCAGGTGTGTGCGCCGCCGTGCTGGAAGGAGAcaccgccgcgccgccgcaccgtcctCGTCCCCCGGCGACCGGGGCGTCCATCAGCACCCAGAGGCACAAggacagaggaggaggaggcccgcgtCCTCATCCCCGAGCGACCGGCCCGCTAGGATCCGTTCGTGACGTCGCTGTCGTCCTCAACCTTGGCGTGCCGAGCTCCAACGTCGCCATACATGGCTCCTCTCCATCAAGCATGCGCAGGAAGTCCTCGTGACACCATCCTAGGGCCCCTCTCTTAAGGAATTTGTGCCCCAAGCTCATGTGCATCTGTAGGTAAAGAGCCATCTCACACTGTCCAATTCACGTACGGATATTTTTTCCTCTGCTTTAGTCGATGTAGGTCACTTCACCTGCCCTCTATTTCTTGCAGGGAACAATGGAGATTGAGGAACCTAGCACATACTAGGAACGTGCCCTCACAGGCATGCTTTGTTTCTTGCTTAGTTCCAGGTTGCTCCTTCATTCTCTATCTCTACTTCATTTTTGTCTTAGAAGTTTGTTAACATTAATTTGACTGTTAATTTATcttaaaataacatccttcaattaATGCATATGATTTACCCCAAATCCttcagttgtattttatttaattGTTCATCTATATTGCGCTTGATTGATACATATCGTTGCTTATTGCTCTTCTAGATCCATTTATGTGATAGGATTGGGGATCTTGGAGGTCAATTATAAGCGTCGACAAGGCAGCATGGTCAAGTGAGAGGTGAGGGTTGCACTGATCAGGatcattttcttccaatttctattttggctttgTGATTATATTTGTCGTGGTTCCAGATGATCGGCTGCTGGTCTAAGACTCTTATTTTCTTTTCTTATGTTTCACCGTGTGGGCACCAGCATGATGACATAGCGGAATGCATGGACGGATAAAGGAGGCTGACAGAGATGTGGAACTCATGCTTGTTGAGTGTTTTGCTTAAATCAATTGGATCTACCGTGCGGAAACTTATATCTGCAGTAGTCGACTGATTAAATGTGAGGCTCTATTTTATATATGAATGTTTTCTCCACATGTAGCGAATGTTACTTTCTAATTTGAAAATGTAGAATCAGTCGGTCTTTTGATCAGAGGTGTATGAATAACGCCTACTAGAATTGCAAAAGAGACATGACAAATGTTCTCCAGTTTGTTGCTATTGCTCTGTGAAAAAAAATCTTGCCAACACATATCTGACTACTCGCTATGATTTATTTTCATTACAATCAGGATAAGAAGCAGGCCAGAGCACTACTggctggcgggggggggggggggggggggttgaagTGCGGACGATGGGCGGAGCACATGCGAGTCAGCGGCAGCCGGTAGGGGCAAGGGAACTACAGTTCGCGCAAACCGCTGGCGAGATCATGGTTGACGTGAATGTAATCAATTCAATTTTGTGGGCTGCTCAAATTTACACCAGTAGTGTGTGCTGCTCCTTTCCcactctatgttgtcctggtgctCTGTTTATATTGCCTAAAAAGCAACTTAGAGTTTATAAGAAATGCACATTTTGCATCTAACTTAATTTAGTGTAAAGATGCAAATGCAGGTTTATGGAAGCATCTGATAGTTTTGCTCGCAGCTCTGAAAATATACCTCATTTGGTAATTTATCTCATTTGTAAGCTAATGATTAAAATTCAGATGTCTCATGCTTGGTATTTTATGTGTATAATACAAGTTTGAGATCTGAAGGGGATTGAAAATGTAGGTTTGGACAAATCGTTGGCGAGGTCATGGTCGAAGCGAAGGTAATCAATTTAATCTTGTTCGCCGGCAACTTTACACCGGTCTTGTGTGCTGCTCCTTTCCCCATCTGTACTGTCATGGTGCTCTATTTATATTGCCTCAAAAGCAACTCTGAATTTATAAGAAATGCACATTTTGCACCTGACTTAATTTAGTGTAAACATGGAAATGCAGGTTTATGAAAGCATTTGATGGTTTTGCTTGCAGCTCTGTAAATATACCTCATTTAGTCATTTATCTCATTTATAAAGTAATGATTAAAAGTTCAGATGTCTCATGCTTGGGATTTTCTATGTATATTGTATGTTTGAGATCTAAAGGGGATTGAAAGTGTATGCTTTTGTATTTGGGTTCAGTTGAGATATTTAAACAATGATGTTACTTTTATATAAATTTGATGCTTACTGTATATTTGAGAGAATGCTCTGTCGGGGTCAGAAGCATGAAGAATCAATCCTCAGATCCCCATAAAATGATAATGGCAAGAAATTTTTCGTTCACAACGATATTCATGAGATAATATTACAAGATGAAGCTGAATGTGAAAATCGTTTAAATAGGTAGTTTCCAAGATCAAAATCAACAAGAAAAGTCACTTCTTCAACCATACAATCTTGAGCTCAGATATTCTGCCTATTGACTCAGTTATCTATGTGCTTTTTTGCAGCTTTGAAATTTTATTTATAGCCTGAAGGTGTTACTGCAAAAGTGTGGCTTGAGTACCAAAGTGCATTCTTCGGAGAGAAGTTGTAGAAGCATATCTACTGGTTAGTTTATATCAAACCCCATGGAAACCATGTTTAGGCCCATGTTTAGCTTTTTGCATATCATATTTTAAGAAGCGGGTCATGGTTAAAAGCTAGCTGCAGAAAATAGTGGCTTACAGCTTCATTTGTATGTGGgaagtattatttttcttatatggATATCTTCCCTCAGTTATGCAGCTTACTTATTACTATTTTTCGTTTCTGGTCATATTTTTCGTTTCTGGTCATATTGATCGAGTCAAATCGCACAAGTATTTGAGGTTATTGACTCTGAAGGAGATAGCACTAGGTATTGTGGAATTGGGTTTTTTCGTTTAGCTTTGGATATTTCTCTAGCCATGGGCTAAAGAACTCATTATTCAGATTATATGTGCATCACTCTCAGTGATGTACTTGATTAATGTACTGATGGACTTGCCTTTTGTATCTTTTCAGCGGGGTTTTTCTTGAAGATGCCATGATTCTTCAATGTGGGAACTCATTGGGTGATGTCGTGCTGAACAAAGTAGCTGAAATGGTATTCTTTCAAATTTGTATTCAGCCTTTATGGTATTTATCCATGTTCTGTTTTTTAGTATGAGAAGGAAGGTCACTGTTTACATGAAAATTGCAGTTTTCCTTGATGTTCTGCTCGCTACAGATGAATTTGATAGTTGTTCTTAATACTTATTCTGGTTTTCAAATTATGTTATATAATAGGCTATATTATCAGGTAATCCAACCAAAACTTGAAAAATAGTGCCATTTCCAGCAACCTTCATGCAGCAAAGGCATGTTGTTGTGTAGAAGCCTGAAATAGTACATAGTTTGTTTTTCTATCTACTACAACTCCAGTTTACGTGGAATTTGGAATTCATCAGCCAAAAACTTTTTGCACGAGAAGAATTATGCATCT encodes:
- the LOC127300643 gene encoding uncharacterized protein isoform X2, which gives rise to MYIGTVDYRDLIQTKEIFCVCSRRDRRQWHLLQRREYAAPIAASTQGIWIFPFLYKEVPYAEKKSREGEIRNSCGWLAAGVLAQIRIPMYPFSYYFILRW
- the LOC127300643 gene encoding uncharacterized protein isoform X1 → MLLDLWRRSLPPRTARRRGCTTASREEHGKETNQRLTLMRLGCSKRVGMAGRQQIGPRQRRLELGKTRASADSLFGAEDADDTTRRYGPACLGAASFNDLGGMLSSLEMLLKIIQELWPPPCDHLVQQPHQVGLCVWRRWLGQMCRSRRSARKMQTCGSRSTTRSSLKAAMLCASPSTHLHHYRSMEIQGTWFPSRPSPSGGVLNNGEERGHLVDHWSTAVRFMAECS